One genomic segment of Actinoplanes ianthinogenes includes these proteins:
- a CDS encoding GtrA family protein, which translates to MPSAMSLTERLRRLAPEAIAFGIIGAGNTLLYMAITYVALPIGAVKASIIATVVTTTLAYLANRYWTYRNHTRTALRREYTLFFGFNLVGMVIQSGMVAIGKYGFGLTEEHDKLLFLGVTLVGIAIATVFRFWAYRTFVFLKPPVDGHEGAITEMDATAGFAELSAVDVPGSAAELDTQLKR; encoded by the coding sequence ATGCCCTCAGCCATGTCGCTGACGGAACGCCTGCGTCGCCTCGCGCCCGAAGCCATCGCCTTCGGCATCATCGGAGCCGGCAACACCCTGCTCTACATGGCGATCACCTACGTCGCGCTACCGATCGGCGCGGTCAAGGCGAGCATCATCGCGACGGTCGTCACGACCACGCTGGCGTACCTGGCGAACCGCTACTGGACCTACCGCAACCACACGCGCACGGCGCTGCGGCGCGAGTACACGCTGTTCTTCGGGTTCAACCTGGTCGGCATGGTGATCCAGTCCGGCATGGTGGCGATCGGCAAGTACGGGTTCGGGCTCACCGAGGAGCACGACAAGTTGCTCTTCCTCGGCGTCACCCTGGTCGGCATCGCGATCGCCACGGTGTTCCGCTTCTGGGCGTACCGGACGTTCGTCTTCCTCAAGCCGCCGGTCGACGGGCACGAGGGCGCGATCACCGAGATGGACGCGACCGCCGGGTTCGCCGAGCTCAGCGCGGTGGACGTGCCGGGCAGCGCGGCCGAGCTGGACACCCAGCTCAAGCGCTGA
- a CDS encoding isoprenyl transferase: MSVRSLVYSFYERRLAGKLAGKPVPRHVGVMCDGNRRWAREMGFVDPNDGHRVGAVRVKDLLTWCDQSGIEHVTLYLLATDNLQRPAAELDPLVKIIEDLATELAEEGNPWRLRMVGALDILPAATAATLKAAQEKTQDRSGGVEVNMAVGYGGRREITDAVRSLLQQHAASGGTLEELAEILDVEHIAEHLYTRGQPDPDLVIRTSGEQRLSGFLLWQSAHSEFYFHDANWPDFRRIDFLRALRSYGNRQRRYGA, from the coding sequence ATGAGTGTGCGTTCGCTGGTCTACTCCTTTTATGAGCGGCGGCTCGCCGGCAAATTGGCCGGCAAGCCGGTGCCCCGCCATGTCGGCGTCATGTGCGACGGCAACCGGCGCTGGGCCCGCGAGATGGGTTTCGTCGACCCCAACGACGGACACCGCGTCGGCGCCGTCCGGGTCAAGGACCTGCTCACCTGGTGCGACCAGTCCGGCATCGAGCACGTCACGCTCTATCTGCTGGCCACCGACAACCTGCAGCGCCCCGCCGCCGAGCTCGACCCGCTGGTGAAAATCATCGAGGACCTGGCGACCGAGCTGGCCGAGGAGGGCAACCCCTGGCGGCTGCGGATGGTCGGCGCGCTCGACATCCTGCCCGCCGCCACCGCGGCGACCCTCAAGGCCGCGCAGGAGAAGACCCAGGACCGCTCCGGCGGCGTCGAGGTCAACATGGCGGTCGGCTACGGCGGCCGGCGGGAGATCACCGACGCGGTGCGCTCGCTGCTCCAGCAGCACGCGGCGTCCGGCGGCACCCTGGAGGAGCTGGCCGAGATCCTCGACGTCGAGCACATCGCCGAGCACCTCTACACCCGCGGCCAGCCCGACCCCGACCTGGTCATCCGCACCAGCGGCGAGCAGCGGCTGTCCGGTTTCCTGCTCTGGCAGTCGGCGCACTCGGAGTTCTACTTCCACGACGCGAACTGGCCGGACTTCCGCCGCATCGACTTCCTGCGCGCCCTGCGCTCCTACGGCAACCGCCAGCGCCGTTACGGCGCCTGA
- the otsB gene encoding trehalose-phosphatase translates to MAETPRPTHPASADHAWARTVEHASRTTFFFDFDGVLSPVTKDPSASQPVPEVPAVLERLAARVARVAIVSARPVDFLRSRFAALEHVDLFGLYGLEVLHEGEIVTKPAALEFERPMAELAAEAQAALAKPVLVEFKRLSVALHYRECPERAAEVEQWAHERAERAGLAIQHGRMVVELKPPVDQDKGMVITEAVRDAGCAWYFGDDMSDIKAFDALRAREAVDPGFFGMAIAVANDETGAEVSSAADLTLASPAAVAAFLTDGLDRF, encoded by the coding sequence GTGGCAGAGACCCCGCGTCCGACCCATCCCGCGAGCGCCGACCACGCGTGGGCGCGCACCGTCGAGCATGCCTCCCGGACCACGTTCTTCTTCGATTTCGACGGCGTGCTCTCCCCCGTCACGAAAGACCCTTCGGCCTCCCAGCCGGTGCCCGAGGTGCCCGCCGTTCTGGAGCGTCTGGCGGCCAGGGTCGCCCGGGTGGCGATCGTCTCGGCCCGTCCGGTGGACTTCCTGCGGTCCCGGTTCGCCGCCCTGGAGCACGTCGACCTCTTCGGCCTCTACGGCCTGGAGGTGCTGCACGAGGGCGAGATCGTGACCAAACCGGCCGCCCTGGAGTTCGAGCGCCCGATGGCCGAGCTGGCCGCCGAGGCGCAGGCCGCCCTGGCCAAGCCGGTCCTGGTGGAGTTCAAGCGGCTCTCCGTCGCCCTGCACTATCGGGAGTGCCCGGAGCGCGCCGCCGAGGTCGAGCAGTGGGCGCACGAGCGCGCCGAGCGGGCCGGCCTGGCGATCCAGCACGGTCGCATGGTCGTCGAGCTGAAGCCGCCGGTCGATCAGGACAAGGGCATGGTGATCACCGAGGCCGTCCGCGACGCCGGCTGCGCGTGGTATTTCGGGGATGACATGTCCGACATCAAGGCGTTCGACGCGCTGCGCGCGCGGGAGGCGGTCGACCCGGGGTTCTTCGGGATGGCGATCGCGGTGGCCAACGACGAGACCGGCGCCGAGGTGTCCAGCGCCGCCGACCTCACCCTGGCCTCGCCGGCCGCGGTGGCCGCTTTCCTCACCGACGGCCTCGACCGCTTCTAG
- a CDS encoding GtrA family protein: MPPTSPRPSGLRTRLRALVREIGKFSAVGSIAFAIDLLIYNLLLNTGSETLTAKTISTIVATTLAFFGNRYWTWRHGDHTHLARQYTTFFVLNAIGLGIALACLAISHYVLGDIWPALRSQAADNVAGLLVGTALGTIFRFWSYRKFVFRAADVPPRDPAYSPPSP, translated from the coding sequence GTGCCCCCGACCTCACCGCGGCCGTCCGGACTGCGCACCCGGCTGCGGGCGCTGGTGCGGGAGATCGGCAAGTTCAGCGCCGTCGGCAGCATCGCGTTCGCCATCGATCTGCTCATCTACAACCTGCTGCTGAACACCGGCAGCGAGACGCTGACCGCCAAGACGATCTCCACGATCGTGGCGACCACCCTGGCCTTCTTCGGCAACCGGTACTGGACCTGGCGCCACGGCGATCACACCCATCTGGCGCGGCAGTACACCACGTTCTTCGTGCTGAACGCGATCGGCCTGGGCATCGCCCTGGCCTGCCTCGCGATCAGCCATTACGTGCTGGGCGACATCTGGCCGGCGCTGCGGAGCCAGGCGGCCGACAACGTCGCCGGCCTGCTGGTCGGCACCGCATTGGGTACCATATTCCGATTCTGGTCATATCGAAAATTCGTCTTCCGGGCCGCCGACGTCCCGCCTCGTGATCCGGCGTACTCGCCGCCGTCCCCATAA
- a CDS encoding transposase → MERERRYPSDLTDEQWDFVEPMLPLIKSPGRIPKHPRRAIVDAIL, encoded by the coding sequence GTGGAGCGTGAGCGGCGATATCCGTCTGATCTGACCGATGAGCAGTGGGACTTCGTCGAGCCGATGCTTCCGTTGATCAAGTCGCCGGGCCGGATTCCGAAGCATCCGCGCCGAGCGATCGTCGATGCGATCTTGTAA
- a CDS encoding lytic transglycosylase domain-containing protein, whose protein sequence is MNRLWSRLGVRTASVGLLVAGLGGGVYLGQDRDDQQQNAQSQLVMQANAEEVQLLKERQAEHAAARAYRRTAEDAAAAKAAVEAKAAATKARSLEKKAIAAKEAEEKAAAEKKAEETGGPVEFTGPIPSSCNEYSGAKKTGCALMLDAGFKISQFPCLEKLWDRESGWNYKATNSGSGAYGIPQALPGSKMASVADDWKTNPATQIKWGLGYIEGRYDTPCGAWNHSESVGWY, encoded by the coding sequence GTGAATCGGCTCTGGAGCCGGCTCGGAGTTCGCACGGCGTCTGTCGGTCTGCTGGTGGCGGGTCTCGGCGGTGGTGTGTACCTCGGTCAGGACCGCGACGACCAGCAGCAGAATGCCCAGTCCCAGCTGGTCATGCAGGCCAACGCCGAGGAGGTCCAGCTGCTGAAGGAGCGCCAGGCCGAGCATGCCGCGGCCCGGGCGTACCGGCGCACCGCCGAGGACGCCGCCGCCGCGAAGGCCGCCGTCGAGGCCAAGGCCGCCGCCACCAAGGCGCGCTCGCTGGAGAAGAAGGCGATCGCCGCCAAGGAGGCCGAGGAGAAGGCCGCCGCGGAGAAGAAGGCGGAGGAGACGGGTGGGCCGGTCGAGTTCACCGGGCCGATCCCGTCCTCGTGCAACGAGTACTCGGGTGCCAAGAAGACCGGCTGCGCGCTGATGCTCGACGCCGGTTTCAAGATCAGCCAGTTCCCCTGCCTGGAGAAGCTCTGGGACCGGGAGAGCGGCTGGAACTACAAGGCGACCAACAGCGGCTCCGGGGCGTACGGGATCCCGCAGGCGCTGCCGGGCAGCAAGATGGCCTCGGTCGCGGACGACTGGAAGACCAACCCGGCCACCCAGATCAAGTGGGGCCTCGGCTACATCGAGGGCCGCTACGACACTCCGTGCGGCGCCTGGAACCACTCCGAGAGCGTCGGCTGGTACTGA
- a CDS encoding PH domain-containing protein: MAFPAEVLSEQEEVVLHLRPHGKSVVGPVLVLVLTLAGLIMAWVLLPGNEGGRIGLALVAAIMLYHAVRYGVHPIVQWRCTHYVLTGERLLTQSGILVRERRDLPLNRVNDHALTQSLLDRVFGTGTLVIDSIGEQSARLSGVPHAQRVQTTLYELIELSPDEDEEEDAEVSA, translated from the coding sequence GTGGCGTTCCCGGCGGAAGTGCTGTCCGAACAGGAGGAGGTCGTCCTCCACCTGCGTCCCCACGGCAAGTCGGTGGTCGGCCCGGTCCTGGTGCTGGTGCTGACCCTGGCCGGCCTGATCATGGCCTGGGTGCTGCTGCCCGGCAACGAGGGCGGCCGGATCGGGCTGGCCCTGGTCGCGGCGATCATGCTGTACCACGCGGTTCGCTACGGCGTGCACCCGATCGTCCAGTGGCGCTGCACGCACTACGTGCTGACCGGCGAGCGTCTGCTGACGCAGTCCGGCATCCTCGTCCGGGAGCGCCGTGACCTGCCGCTGAACCGGGTGAACGACCATGCGCTCACCCAGTCGCTGCTCGACCGGGTCTTCGGCACCGGCACGCTGGTGATCGACTCGATCGGCGAGCAGAGCGCGCGGCTGTCCGGGGTGCCGCACGCCCAGCGGGTGCAGACCACGCTCTACGAGCTGATCGAGCTGAGCCCGGACGAGGACGAAGAGGAGGACGCCGAGGTCAGCGCTTGA
- a CDS encoding acyl-CoA carboxylase subunit beta — MTTQPDIHTTAGKLADLANRSEEAVHAGSARAVEKQHARGKKTARERIELLLDKDSFVELDELARHRSTAFGLDRNRPYGDGVVTGYGTVDGRQVCVFSQDFTVFGGSLGEVFGEKIVKVLDLAMKIGCPIVGINDSGGARIQEGVVALGLYADIFFRNVRASGVIPQISLIMGPCAGGAVYSPAITDFTVMVDQTSHMFITGPDVIKTVTGEEVAMEELGGARTHNTRSGNAHYLASDEEDAIDYVRALLSYLPSNNLDEPVAYEEPADLSAGNADLALDTLVPDSPNQPYDIKTVVETVVDDFLEVQPLYAQNIVVGFGRVEGRPVGVVANQPMHFAGTLDIAASEKAARFVRTCDAFNIPVLTFVDVPGFLPGTGQEWDGIIRRGAKLIYAYAEATVPKVTVITRKAYGGAYDVMGSKHIGADMNFAWPTAQIAVMGAQGAVNILYRGELAAAEDPAVRRAELVQEYEDTLANPYIAAERGYVDAVIRPSETRAQVTRALRMLRTKRETLPPKKHGNIPL; from the coding sequence GTGACAACGCAGCCCGACATCCACACCACCGCCGGAAAGCTAGCCGATCTCGCGAACCGCTCCGAGGAGGCGGTCCACGCGGGTTCCGCGCGCGCTGTCGAGAAACAGCACGCGCGCGGCAAGAAGACCGCCCGGGAGCGGATCGAGCTGCTGCTCGACAAGGACTCCTTCGTCGAGCTGGACGAGCTCGCCCGGCACCGCTCGACCGCCTTCGGCCTGGACCGCAACCGGCCCTACGGCGACGGCGTGGTGACCGGGTACGGCACCGTCGACGGCCGGCAGGTCTGCGTTTTCTCGCAGGACTTCACGGTCTTCGGCGGCTCGCTCGGCGAGGTCTTCGGCGAGAAGATCGTCAAGGTGCTGGACCTGGCCATGAAGATCGGCTGCCCGATCGTCGGGATCAACGACTCCGGCGGCGCCCGGATCCAGGAGGGCGTGGTCGCCCTCGGGCTGTACGCCGACATCTTCTTCCGCAACGTCCGGGCCAGCGGCGTCATCCCGCAGATCTCGCTGATCATGGGCCCGTGCGCGGGCGGCGCGGTCTACTCCCCGGCGATCACCGACTTCACCGTGATGGTCGACCAGACCTCGCACATGTTCATCACCGGACCGGACGTGATCAAGACGGTCACCGGTGAAGAGGTCGCGATGGAGGAGCTGGGCGGCGCACGCACCCACAACACCCGCAGCGGCAACGCGCACTACCTGGCCTCCGACGAGGAGGACGCGATCGACTACGTCCGGGCGCTGCTCTCCTACCTGCCGAGCAACAACCTGGACGAGCCGGTCGCCTACGAGGAGCCCGCCGACCTGTCCGCCGGCAACGCCGACCTGGCCCTGGACACCCTGGTCCCGGACTCGCCCAACCAGCCGTACGACATCAAGACCGTGGTCGAGACGGTCGTCGACGACTTCCTCGAGGTGCAGCCGCTCTACGCGCAGAACATCGTGGTCGGCTTCGGCCGGGTCGAGGGCCGCCCGGTCGGCGTGGTGGCGAACCAGCCGATGCACTTCGCCGGCACCCTCGACATCGCGGCCAGCGAGAAGGCCGCCCGCTTCGTGCGCACCTGCGACGCGTTCAACATCCCGGTGCTGACGTTCGTGGACGTGCCCGGCTTCCTGCCCGGCACCGGCCAGGAGTGGGACGGGATCATCCGGCGCGGGGCGAAACTCATCTATGCGTACGCCGAGGCCACCGTCCCGAAGGTCACGGTGATCACGCGGAAGGCGTACGGCGGGGCCTACGACGTGATGGGCTCGAAGCACATCGGCGCGGACATGAACTTCGCCTGGCCGACCGCGCAGATCGCGGTGATGGGCGCACAGGGCGCGGTCAACATCCTGTACCGCGGGGAGCTGGCGGCGGCCGAGGACCCGGCGGTGCGCCGGGCCGAGTTGGTCCAGGAGTACGAGGACACGCTGGCCAACCCGTACATCGCGGCGGAGCGGGGTTACGTGGACGCGGTGATCCGGCCGTCGGAGACGCGGGCGCAGGTCACTCGGGCGCTGCGGATGCTCCGGACCAAGCGGGAGACTTTGCCGCCGAAGAAGCACGGCAACATCCCGCTCTGA
- a CDS encoding biotin--[acetyl-CoA-carboxylase] ligase — MAASGYTDLDRPPLSERALTRALVQPGALWSRLEVRPETGSTNADVADAARDGAPEGLVIVAEQQITGRGRRDRQWVSPARAGLYQSVLLRPGVADPERGWPAVEPKAVSWLPLLAGVALADAVSRVAGVEADLKWPNDLLVADRKCAGILAEMSGDAVVVGIGLNVSTRADELPATTGVPATSLRLSGAETVDRDPLLRALLRGLERWYAGWREAGGDAEMCGLLGEYQRRCATIGRDVRVLLPGGGELLGEAVTVNRDGQLVIRTVDGAEHRVSAGDVLHVR, encoded by the coding sequence ATGGCCGCTTCCGGGTACACCGATCTGGACCGCCCGCCGCTCTCCGAGCGGGCACTCACCCGCGCCCTGGTCCAGCCCGGCGCTCTCTGGTCGCGCCTGGAGGTCCGCCCGGAGACCGGCTCCACCAACGCTGACGTGGCCGACGCGGCCCGTGACGGCGCCCCCGAGGGCCTGGTCATCGTCGCCGAGCAGCAGATCACCGGCCGGGGCCGGCGGGATCGGCAGTGGGTCAGCCCGGCGCGGGCCGGTCTCTATCAGAGCGTGCTGCTGCGCCCCGGCGTCGCCGACCCGGAGCGTGGCTGGCCGGCCGTCGAGCCGAAAGCGGTGAGCTGGCTGCCGCTGCTGGCCGGGGTGGCGCTGGCCGACGCGGTGTCCCGGGTGGCCGGCGTCGAGGCCGACCTCAAGTGGCCGAACGATCTGCTGGTCGCCGACCGCAAGTGTGCCGGGATCCTGGCCGAGATGTCCGGCGACGCGGTGGTGGTCGGGATCGGGCTGAACGTCAGCACCCGCGCCGACGAGCTGCCGGCGACCACCGGGGTGCCGGCCACCTCGCTGCGGCTGTCCGGCGCCGAGACGGTGGACCGCGATCCGCTGCTGCGGGCGCTGCTGCGCGGGCTGGAGCGGTGGTATGCGGGGTGGCGCGAGGCCGGTGGCGACGCCGAGATGTGCGGGCTGCTCGGGGAGTATCAGCGCCGGTGCGCGACGATCGGCCGGGACGTGCGGGTGCTGCTGCCCGGCGGCGGTGAGCTGCTCGGCGAGGCGGTCACGGTGAATCGGGACGGCCAGTTGGTGATCCGTACGGTGGACGGCGCGGAACATCGTGTCTCGGCGGGTGACGTGCTGCACGTACGCTGA
- a CDS encoding phosphoenolpyruvate carboxykinase (GTP): MSHPHTSHPRLLAWIDEVAALTTPDRIVWCDGSDDEWTTLTDALVESGALVRLDPEKKPNSFWARTDPSDVARVEERTFICSADEADAGPTNNWMDPAEMKSLMTELYRGSMRGRTMYVVPFCMGPLDADNPMFGVELTDSPYVVASMRIMTRMGAEVLSAMGDDADFVPCLHSIGAPLEPGQSDVAWPCNETKYISHFPETREIWSFGSGYGGNSLLGKKCYALRIASVAARDEGWLAEHMLIMKLTSPEGVVRYIAGAFPSACGKTNLAMLEPTLPGWKVETVGDDIAWMRFGEDGRLWATNPEFGLFGVAPGTDFHTNPNAMRTLAKGNSVFTNVALTDDGDIWWEGMGEPPAHLTDWKGQDWTPESEAPSSHPNSRFCTPIEQCPILADEYHDPRGVPIDAILFGGRRKTTIPLVTEARDWVHGVYLGATLSSETTAAAVGQVGVVRRDPMAMLPFIGYHAGDYFQHWIDMAKGASGDASKLPKVFYVNWFRRDEDGGFLWPGFGENSRVLKWVCERLDGKADARETAIGHVATPESLDLTGLDIDQAALEAVLRVDKDEWLAELPQVTEWFEKFGDKLPAVLWAELDALRARLADA; encoded by the coding sequence TTGTCTCACCCCCACACCTCGCACCCCCGCCTGCTGGCGTGGATCGACGAGGTCGCCGCCCTGACAACGCCCGACCGGATCGTCTGGTGTGACGGTTCGGACGACGAATGGACCACGCTGACCGACGCGCTCGTCGAGTCCGGCGCGCTGGTCCGGCTGGACCCGGAGAAGAAGCCCAACTCGTTCTGGGCGCGCACCGACCCGTCCGACGTGGCGCGCGTCGAGGAGCGCACCTTCATCTGCTCGGCCGACGAGGCCGACGCCGGTCCGACCAACAACTGGATGGACCCGGCCGAGATGAAGTCCCTGATGACCGAGCTGTACCGCGGCTCGATGAGGGGACGGACGATGTACGTCGTCCCGTTCTGCATGGGCCCGCTGGACGCCGACAACCCGATGTTCGGCGTGGAGCTCACCGACAGCCCGTACGTCGTGGCCAGCATGCGCATCATGACCCGGATGGGGGCCGAGGTCCTGAGCGCGATGGGTGACGACGCGGACTTCGTCCCGTGCCTGCACTCGATCGGCGCGCCGCTGGAGCCCGGACAGAGCGACGTCGCCTGGCCGTGCAACGAGACGAAGTACATCTCGCACTTCCCGGAGACCCGGGAGATCTGGTCGTTCGGTTCCGGGTACGGCGGCAACTCGCTGCTCGGCAAGAAGTGCTACGCCCTGCGCATCGCCAGCGTGGCCGCCCGGGACGAGGGCTGGCTCGCCGAGCACATGCTGATCATGAAGCTGACCTCGCCGGAGGGCGTGGTCCGCTACATCGCCGGCGCCTTCCCGTCGGCCTGCGGCAAGACCAACCTGGCCATGCTCGAGCCGACCCTGCCGGGCTGGAAGGTGGAGACCGTCGGCGACGACATCGCCTGGATGCGCTTCGGCGAGGACGGCCGGCTCTGGGCGACCAACCCGGAGTTCGGGCTGTTCGGCGTCGCGCCCGGCACCGACTTCCACACCAACCCGAACGCGATGCGCACGCTCGCCAAGGGCAACTCGGTCTTCACCAACGTGGCGCTGACCGACGACGGTGACATCTGGTGGGAGGGCATGGGCGAGCCGCCCGCGCACCTCACCGACTGGAAGGGCCAGGACTGGACGCCGGAGTCGGAGGCGCCGTCGAGCCACCCGAACAGCCGCTTCTGCACCCCGATCGAGCAGTGCCCGATCCTCGCCGACGAGTACCACGACCCGCGCGGCGTGCCGATCGACGCGATCCTGTTCGGTGGCCGCCGCAAGACCACGATCCCGCTGGTCACCGAGGCCCGCGACTGGGTGCACGGGGTCTACCTCGGCGCCACCCTGTCGTCCGAGACCACCGCGGCCGCGGTCGGCCAGGTCGGCGTGGTCCGCCGTGACCCGATGGCCATGCTGCCGTTCATCGGCTACCACGCCGGCGACTACTTCCAGCACTGGATCGACATGGCCAAGGGCGCCTCCGGCGACGCGTCCAAGCTGCCCAAGGTCTTCTACGTGAACTGGTTCCGCCGGGACGAGGACGGCGGGTTCCTCTGGCCGGGCTTCGGCGAGAACAGCCGGGTGCTCAAGTGGGTCTGCGAGCGCCTGGACGGCAAGGCCGACGCCCGCGAGACCGCGATCGGGCACGTCGCCACGCCGGAGTCGCTCGACCTGACCGGGCTGGACATCGACCAGGCCGCCCTGGAGGCCGTGCTGCGCGTCGACAAGGACGAGTGGCTGGCCGAGCTGCCGCAGGTCACCGAGTGGTTCGAGAAGTTCGGCGACAAGCTGCCGGCCGTGCTCTGGGCCGAGCTGGACGCGCTGCGCGCCCGGCTCGCCGACGCCTGA
- a CDS encoding sigma-70 family RNA polymerase sigma factor, with protein MTTPGNTDSDTDLLAAVRAGDAAAYGTLYERHHAAARLFAYGLARDPSDADDLVAETFAKVFASLRAGRGPLVAFRAYLHTTMRHVCYQRARSDRRLEFTDDLSRYDAGEPFTDPALDQLERSFAAAAFRQLPPRWRDVLWQTEVEGSTPAELAPRMGLTPNAVAVLAHRAREGLRSLYLQQHVTAAEHPECRWAGERLGGQLRGRLAPRDARRMRTHLGRCAECRGRLAEIREIDSFRHGPYRQRDRAGTAG; from the coding sequence ATGACGACCCCGGGCAACACCGACTCGGACACGGATCTGCTCGCCGCCGTCCGGGCCGGCGACGCCGCCGCCTACGGGACGCTCTACGAGCGGCACCACGCGGCGGCGCGGCTGTTCGCGTACGGCCTGGCGCGCGACCCGTCCGACGCCGACGACCTGGTCGCCGAGACGTTCGCCAAGGTGTTCGCGTCGCTGCGGGCCGGCCGGGGCCCCCTGGTCGCGTTCCGCGCCTACCTGCACACCACCATGCGGCACGTCTGCTACCAGCGCGCCCGCTCGGACCGGCGGCTGGAGTTCACCGACGACCTGAGCCGCTACGACGCCGGCGAGCCGTTCACCGACCCGGCCCTCGACCAGCTGGAACGCAGCTTCGCGGCGGCCGCGTTCCGGCAGCTCCCGCCGCGCTGGCGGGACGTGCTGTGGCAGACCGAGGTGGAGGGCAGCACCCCGGCCGAGCTGGCCCCGCGGATGGGCCTGACCCCGAACGCGGTGGCGGTCCTCGCCCACCGGGCCCGCGAGGGGCTGCGCAGCCTGTACCTCCAGCAGCACGTCACCGCGGCCGAGCACCCCGAGTGCCGGTGGGCCGGCGAGCGGCTGGGCGGGCAGCTGCGCGGCCGGCTCGCCCCTCGCGACGCCCGCCGGATGCGGACCCACCTGGGGCGCTGCGCCGAGTGCCGGGGCCGGCTCGCGGAGATCCGGGAGATCGACAGCTTTCGACACGGTCCGTACCGGCAGCGTGACCGTGCCGGAACCGCGGGTTGA
- a CDS encoding PhoH family protein, with the protein MTSRRTDAGVAPSSDPADKVTKTRATASRRKVRDRHADAEPAPAGKVFVLDTSVLLSDPAAFRRFTDHEVIVPLVVISELEGKRHHPELGWFARQSLRMLDELRIKFGRLDQPVLCNDEGGTLRVELNHADQSVLPHGFRNDSNDTRILSVALGLAAEGRDVTLVSKDMPLRVKAASVGLTADEYRHGQASDPTWTGMADLELGEDQVKALYSGEELEAEEAENLPCHTGLVIHSARGSALARVTPEKTVKLVRGDRDAFGLRGRSAEQRVALDILLDENIGIVSLGGKAGTGKSALALCAGLEATMERNRHKKVVVFRPLYAVGGQELGYLPGSEAEKMSPWAQAVFDTLGAVVHANVVDEVMARGLLEVLPLTHIRGRSLHDSFVIVDEAQSLERNVLLTVLSRIGQNSRVILTHDVAQRDNLRVGRHDGVTAVIEALKGHPIFAHVTLTRSERSPIAEVVTDLLEDIPL; encoded by the coding sequence GTGACATCTCGCCGTACCGATGCCGGTGTCGCCCCCTCATCCGACCCGGCCGACAAGGTGACCAAGACCCGTGCCACCGCCTCCCGCCGCAAGGTGCGGGACCGGCACGCCGATGCCGAACCCGCCCCCGCTGGCAAGGTCTTCGTCCTGGACACCTCGGTCCTGCTGTCCGACCCGGCGGCCTTCCGCCGGTTCACCGACCACGAGGTGATCGTTCCCCTCGTGGTCATCTCCGAACTGGAGGGCAAACGTCACCACCCCGAGCTCGGCTGGTTCGCCCGGCAGTCCCTGCGGATGCTGGACGAGCTGCGGATCAAGTTCGGCCGCCTGGACCAGCCGGTGCTCTGCAACGACGAGGGCGGCACGCTGCGTGTCGAGCTCAACCACGCGGATCAGAGCGTGCTCCCGCACGGCTTCCGCAACGACTCGAACGACACCCGGATCCTGTCGGTGGCGCTCGGGCTGGCGGCCGAGGGCCGCGACGTCACGCTGGTCAGCAAGGACATGCCGCTGCGGGTCAAGGCCGCCTCGGTCGGCCTGACGGCCGACGAGTACCGGCACGGCCAGGCCAGCGACCCCACCTGGACCGGCATGGCCGACCTGGAGCTGGGCGAGGACCAGGTGAAGGCGCTCTACTCCGGCGAGGAGCTGGAGGCCGAGGAGGCGGAGAACCTGCCCTGCCACACCGGCCTGGTGATCCACTCCGCGCGCGGCTCGGCGCTGGCCCGGGTCACCCCTGAGAAGACGGTGAAACTGGTCCGCGGCGACCGGGACGCCTTCGGTCTGCGGGGCCGCTCCGCCGAGCAGCGGGTGGCGCTGGACATCCTGCTCGACGAGAACATCGGGATCGTCTCGCTGGGCGGCAAGGCCGGCACCGGCAAGTCCGCGCTGGCGCTCTGCGCCGGCCTGGAGGCGACCATGGAGCGCAACCGCCACAAGAAAGTGGTGGTGTTCCGTCCTCTCTACGCGGTCGGCGGCCAGGAGCTCGGTTACCTGCCCGGCAGCGAGGCGGAGAAGATGTCGCCCTGGGCGCAGGCGGTCTTCGACACGCTCGGCGCCGTGGTGCACGCCAACGTTGTCGACGAGGTGATGGCCCGCGGCCTGCTGGAGGTGCTGCCGCTGACCCACATCCGGGGCCGCAGCCTGCACGACTCGTTCGTCATCGTGGACGAGGCCCAGTCGCTGGAACGCAACGTGCTGCTCACCGTCCTGTCCCGGATCGGGCAGAACTCCCGGGTGATCCTGACGCACGACGTGGCCCAGCGGGACAACCTGCGGGTCGGCCGGCACGACGGGGTGACGGCGGTGATCGAGGCGCTGAAGGGGCATCCGATCTTCGCCCACGTCACCCTCACCCGTTCGGAGCGCTCGCCGATTGCCGAGGTGGTTACGGACCTGTTGGAGGACATTCCCCTGTGA